One Desulfuromonas acetoxidans DSM 684 DNA segment encodes these proteins:
- the cmoA gene encoding carboxy-S-adenosyl-L-methionine synthase CmoA, with the protein MTHDKLYSHLQPVHPFEFNERVVAVFDDMITRSVPLYRESLLRQAQLTCRFYQPGSRIYDLGCSHGNFGLELLHQMDGQPFHLEALDSSAPMLEQYRQRLQGGCETECIHLVESSIEDYPLEKASVIVINLTLQFLSPEVRKTLLARVYDALLPSGILLLSEKVVHADSDLDALQQDFYYRFKKENGYSQLEISQKREALENVLIPETCEQHVARLNDVGFDNIDIWLKWFNFMSLLCLKK; encoded by the coding sequence ATGACACACGATAAACTTTATTCACATCTGCAACCCGTACATCCCTTCGAATTCAATGAACGTGTTGTCGCCGTGTTCGATGACATGATCACCCGCAGCGTTCCGCTGTACCGTGAATCACTGTTGCGCCAGGCGCAATTGACATGTCGTTTTTATCAGCCGGGTTCCCGTATTTATGATCTGGGTTGCTCCCATGGAAATTTTGGATTGGAACTGCTCCATCAGATGGATGGCCAGCCCTTTCATCTTGAAGCACTTGACAGCTCCGCACCCATGCTGGAACAGTATCGACAGCGACTACAAGGTGGTTGTGAAACGGAGTGTATTCATCTAGTTGAAAGCAGCATTGAGGATTATCCGCTGGAGAAAGCCTCTGTGATTGTTATCAATCTAACGTTGCAATTTTTGTCTCCCGAGGTGCGGAAAACGTTACTTGCCAGGGTCTATGATGCCCTGCTGCCCAGCGGTATTCTGTTGTTGTCGGAAAAAGTTGTCCATGCGGATTCTGATCTGGATGCGTTACAGCAAGATTTTTATTATCGATTCAAAAAAGAAAACGGCTACTCGCAATTGGAAATCAGTCAAAAGCGTGAAGCTCTGGAAAATGTCCTGATTCCGGAAACCTGTGAGCAGCATGTGGCCCGTCTGAACGATGTCGGCTTTGATAACATTGATATCTGGTTGAAATGGTTTAACTTCATGTCGTTATTATGTTTGAAGAAATAG
- the dksA gene encoding RNA polymerase-binding protein DksA, protein MDTEQAEAYRAILQQQLEDLLREAGKTVSGMTDEHENFPDPTDRASMESDRNFELRIRDRERRLIAKIRAALERIDEGTFGICESCEEEIGAARLRARPVTTLCIDCKTEQERQERIG, encoded by the coding sequence ATGGATACAGAACAGGCAGAAGCTTATCGTGCTATCCTGCAGCAACAGCTCGAAGATCTGTTGCGCGAGGCGGGAAAGACCGTATCAGGCATGACTGATGAGCATGAAAACTTTCCTGATCCGACGGACCGTGCCTCCATGGAATCAGACCGCAATTTCGAGTTACGAATTCGTGATCGTGAGCGGCGTCTGATCGCAAAAATTCGTGCGGCTCTGGAGCGTATTGATGAAGGCACCTTCGGAATTTGCGAAAGTTGTGAAGAGGAGATTGGAGCGGCGCGTTTGAGAGCCCGTCCCGTCACCACCCTGTGCATCGACTGCAAAACCGAGCAGGAACGACAAGAACGCATCGGTTAA